The following coding sequences lie in one Microtus ochrogaster isolate Prairie Vole_2 chromosome 6, MicOch1.0, whole genome shotgun sequence genomic window:
- the Wnt5a gene encoding protein Wnt-5a yields MKKSIGILSPGVALGTAGGAMSSKFFLMVLATFFSFAQVVIEANSWWSLGMNNPVQMSEVYIIGAQPLCSQLAGLSQGQKKLCHLYQDHMQYIGEGAKTGIKECQYQFRHRRWNCSTVDNTSVFGRVMQIGSRETAFTYAVSAAGVVNAMSRACREGELSTCGCSRAARPKDLPRDWLWGGCGDNIDYGYRFAKEFVDARERERIHAKGSYESARILMNLHNNEAGRRTVYNLADVACKCHGVSGSCSLKTCWLQLADFRKVGDALKEKYDSAAAMRLNSRGKLVQVNSRFNSPTTQDLVYIDPSPDYCVRNESTGSLGTQGRLCNKTSEGMDGCELMCCGRGYDQFKTVQTERCHCKFHWCCYVKCKKCTEIVDQFVCK; encoded by the exons ATGAAG aAGTCCATTGGAATATTAAGCCCAGGAGTGGCTTTGGGGACGGCTGGAGGTGCAATGTCTTCCAAGTTCTTCCTAATGGTTTTGGCCACATTTTTCTCCTTCGCCCAGGTTGTAATAGAAGCTAATTCTTGGTG GTCTCTAGGTATGAATAACCCTGTTCAGATGTCGGAGGTATATATCATAGGTGCACAGCCTCTCTGCAGCCAGCTGGCGGGACTTTCTCAAGGACAGAAGAAACTCTGCCACTTGTATCAGGATCACATGCAGTACATTGGGGAAGGTGCGAAGACAGGCATCAAAGAATGCCAGTACCAATTTCGGCATCGGAGATGGAACTGCAGCACAGTGGACAACACCTCTGTCTTTGGCAGGGTGATGCAGATAG GCAGCCGAGAGACTGCCTTCACGTATGCGGTGAGCGCAGCTGGGGTGGTGAATGCCATGAGCCGAGCATGCCGCGAGGGCGAGCTGTCCACCTGTGGCTGCAGTCGTGCTGCGCGCCCCAAGGACCTGCCTCGGGACTGGCTGTGGGGCGGCTGTGGAGACAACATCGACTATGGCTACCGCTTCGCCAAGGAATTTGTGGACGCACGAGAACGGGAGCGAATCCATGCCAAGGGCTCCTATGAGAGCGCGCGCATCCTCATGAACCTGCACAACAATGAAGCAGGCCGCAGG ACAGTGTACAACCTGGCAGATGTAGCCTGCAAGTGCCATGGAGTGTCTGGCTCATGTAGCCTCAAGACATGCTGGCTGCAGCTGGCGGACTTCCGAAAGGTGGGCGATGCCCTCAAGGAGAAGTATGATAGCGCCGCCGCTATGAGGCTCAACAGCCGGGGCAAGCTGGTCCAGGTCAACAGCCGCTTCAACTCCCCGACCACGCAGGACCTGGTCTATATTGACCCAAGCCCGGACTACTGTGTGCGCAATGAGAGCACAGGCTCGCTGGGCACACAAGGCCGCCTGTGCAACAAGACCTCAGAGGGCATGGACGGCTGCGAGCTCATGTGTTGCGGCCGTGGCTATGACCAGTTTAAGACAGTGCAGACTGAACGCTGCCATTGCAAGTTTCACTGGTGCTGCTATGTCAAGTGCAAGAAGTGCACGGAGATTGTGGATCAGTTCGTTTGCAAATAG